Genomic segment of Ailuropoda melanoleuca isolate Jingjing unplaced genomic scaffold, ASM200744v2 unplaced-scaffold8391, whole genome shotgun sequence:
CATCAACCATTTTTTGTGTGATCCTGTCCCACTGATGACGCAGTCTTGTTCTGAAGACACCATAACTCAGCTCATTTATTCTACTTTCAATGCTATTTTCATGATTGGCACcttcctctttattctttgctCCTATGCTCTGGTGATTCTGACTGTGCTATGGATGCCCTCATGCGCTGGAAAATACAAGGCTTTCACCACGTGTGCTTCTCATTTGGCTGTTGTCATCCTGTTTTATGGCTCCATTATGGTGATGTATATTAGTCCTGGATCAGGACACCCagtgaaaattcaaaaattcattaCCTTATTTTATTCTGTGATAACACCCCTCTGCAATTCTCTAATATATAGCCTCAGGAACAAGGAGATGAAGACTGCTCTGAGGAATATCTTTGGGACTGAACACGGTgttcataaaatgtaaatgagagtTGAATTCCATCTCTCAAGTGCAACTTACCTTAATAAAACATGAGTAATATATTTGTCCACAAATTAAGTTTTCTTAAGGAACTACTACTATCATCTTAAACACCACTCACGACAAGATGCAGTAGTCTTATTCAGGGATATGTTTTAGCAAGTGGATTCAATTTTGTTTTGAGTTAAATATCAAGTAAGTGAAATTTTAGTATCTAAGGCCATTAGTCCTTCTATATGTAATTCAATTTCTAAAAAGAAGAGTCTATTGTGCATTTCAGAGTTGAAGCAACTGTTACACGTGTAACAGACatcatagattgctttgggtattaatGTTATAATCCAATAATTCTCTATGAGACATATTGACCAATAAAGAAGATTCTTGAAGGAAGTCTACCTTGTCAGAATGTAGCATGTGTCTTTAAAGACACAGACTAAGAGCCTTAGCTGGGTATTAGTGACTTTTCAGAGTGTACAAGACAAGGATTAGGAATTTAAAGTGTATTAACTACCTCGAATATAGTAAAGATAAGAGCTAAACATAAAGTCTAAGACATTTCTCAGAGCATAACTCATATGGGGTAAATATAGTTAAACAACAGCTTCTGGTACCATGTGAGTTTTAATGTTAGCACtatgtgaattat
This window contains:
- the LOC117800847 gene encoding olfactory receptor 11H6-like, with protein sequence GFFLCIMAFDRYLAICHPLHYPRIMTKQLYTGLVIFRWSGGLILSLTPVVLTSQLPFCGPNTINHFLCDPVPLMTQSCSEDTITQLIYSTFNAIFMIGTFLFILCSYALVILTVLWMPSCAGKYKAFTTCASHLAVVILFYGSIMVMYISPGSGHPVKIQKFITLFYSVITPLCNSLIYSLRNKEMKTALRNIFGTEHGVHKM